One window from the genome of Musa acuminata AAA Group cultivar baxijiao chromosome BXJ1-4, Cavendish_Baxijiao_AAA, whole genome shotgun sequence encodes:
- the LOC135646793 gene encoding uncharacterized protein LOC135646793 encodes MELHKIDDAILPVTCQVPSEEKIDGRSIKSLWRRSSYLKSESCEPSEDSIKMEDAKFLVYTIKNENLHVEAIAHGDFSTSSITNVFVERVKNERQNSIGSSELGNQECQRRSSVGRPLQKEAEKVGSYKEMNLNVKMRRSK; translated from the exons ATGGAGTTGCACAAGATTGATGATGCCATACTTCCAGTGACTTGTCAGGTGCCATCAGAGGAAAAGATTGATGGAAGAAG cataaaatcCTTGTGGAGGAGATCCAGTTATTTAAAGTCTGAATCATGTGAGCCTTCGGAGGACTCAATCAAGATGGAGGATGCCAAATTTTTAGTTTATACGATCAAGAATGAAAATTTGCATGTAGAAGCTATTGCTCATGGAGATTTTTCTACTTCTTCCATAACAAATGTTTTTGTTGAACGAGTAAAGAATGAGAGGCAGAATTCAATTGGGTCTTCAGAACTCGGGAATCAGGAGTGCCAAAGAAGATCCTCTGTTGGAAGGCCATTGCAGAAGGAGGCTGAGAAGGTTGGTTCTTACAaggaaatgaatctgaatgtaaAAATGCGAAGATCAAAGTAA